In one Bartonella grahamii subsp. shimonis genomic region, the following are encoded:
- a CDS encoding BID domain-containing T4SS effector: protein MKENTEYCASSTQEELQNQPPAISATISKQINEASQNFFYPNSKILKNKYHIKDKEILKERCSNDVKKEMSKLRQEPPPEQFNSSYLKYLHHRLFSRTFEWAGQTREEPFTFEDSTVASMPILKRKEFTKPFAIGRKIQEELENLDKILAETNNLKGLTREEFVEQTAGIMIDLHHLHPFREGNRRTKRLFVEKLAQAAGHKLDFSLVSKKRKDFVRAAAMEHGDPEPMKHLLEDISHPEKILILQEFTNSMRELGLDEKNYYLAVVAKEGETYHGTYRGSGPNGFMLDANGIFILGNKKNLTSEQIQTLKIGDALSFTAPKTKNPQKNQQKALLPEKKRTILKNDEITEKSQVSASIQTKKKEKTHFLPWIAPHALHDSIEVIPQSLQEQEQMTKPIAQSASSMRQIQNNFKETILQTSNTATNDPISVQMTKEKRSDHKERTNHTPKKAMAYWNTGTKKTDTVPLTLQEKLSSSPETEENRTIHRNFLYPNSITLKNKYGIKDYEKLKVQCAHDTTKAIIHLRQETPPQKLTSTYLQYIHHTLFKNTFEWAGQTREKPFTFEDGTVASMPMMKKSGISFAAAQQIQEGLENLDKILAETNNLKGLTRETFVEHVTEMLIQLNYTHPFREGNGRTQRMFFEKLGQVAGHPLDFSLVTEKRMRLASIASLKHNDKEAMKHLLEDISHPEKILILQEFTNSMRELGLDEKNYYLAVVAKEGETYHGTYRGSGPNGFMLDANGIFILGNKKNLTPEQIQTLKIGDALSFTAPKTKNPQEVLIPAETIAPLTNNEIASRIKNNTSIQERRKEIETLCQIIYGNRHILQERIEMIHENHTKGEQLPYQIAASPQSISKLSGSNVFGIKNNARAHAEANILPLCRAIDRYINIFKQTERDILHTHHVKQRRCEQSVEMPEAWMKNLFSLSKAQLQETLSNSPELRGEIRTYIKKINERLSSSEHEAIKENNPEKLAKSLGTSIVKTKEIIEIIKQIKEIEQHIQPMYFYNHKFDERLAPNQYQSIKKNNEKKCSNTLDKEAIKVQKMTENVNQSLKRQEDIQPHKTEHTKAMAMNI, encoded by the coding sequence GCAAATCAATGAAGCATCGCAGAATTTTTTCTACCCCAATAGCAAGATACTTAAAAATAAATACCACATTAAAGATAAAGAAATATTAAAAGAACGCTGTTCGAATGATGTAAAAAAAGAAATGAGCAAACTGCGCCAAGAACCTCCACCAGAGCAGTTTAATTCCTCCTATCTAAAATATCTTCATCATCGCCTCTTTTCCCGTACATTTGAATGGGCCGGACAAACCCGCGAAGAGCCTTTTACATTTGAAGATAGCACCGTTGCTTCTATGCCCATTTTGAAAAGAAAAGAATTTACAAAACCTTTTGCGATTGGCAGAAAAATACAGGAAGAACTAGAAAATTTAGATAAAATACTTGCTGAAACGAATAACTTGAAAGGCTTAACTCGCGAAGAATTCGTTGAACAAACCGCTGGAATAATGATAGATTTGCACCATTTGCATCCTTTCAGAGAGGGCAATAGGCGTACAAAGAGACTGTTCGTTGAAAAACTCGCTCAAGCAGCAGGACATAAGCTAGACTTTTCTCTTGTGAGCAAAAAACGTAAAGACTTTGTCCGCGCCGCTGCCATGGAACATGGCGATCCAGAACCTATGAAGCATCTGCTTGAGGATATCTCCCATCCAGAAAAAATACTTATTTTACAAGAATTCACCAACTCTATGAGAGAGCTTGGATTGGATGAAAAAAATTATTATCTCGCTGTCGTCGCAAAAGAAGGAGAAACCTATCATGGTACTTATAGAGGCAGTGGGCCCAATGGCTTCATGCTTGATGCCAACGGGATTTTCATTTTGGGAAATAAAAAAAACCTCACCTCAGAGCAAATACAAACATTAAAAATCGGTGACGCCCTCTCCTTTACAGCGCCAAAAACTAAAAACCCGCAAAAAAACCAGCAAAAAGCATTGCTTCCAGAAAAAAAAAGAACCATTCTCAAAAACGATGAAATAACTGAAAAGAGCCAAGTCAGCGCATCCATTCAAACAAAGAAAAAAGAAAAAACCCATTTTTTGCCATGGATTGCCCCTCATGCTTTACATGATAGCATTGAAGTTATACCCCAAAGTTTGCAAGAACAAGAACAAATGACCAAACCAATTGCTCAATCTGCTTCCTCCATGAGGCAAATACAAAATAATTTTAAAGAAACCATTTTACAGACCAGCAATACAGCGACAAATGATCCAATATCTGTCCAAATGACAAAGGAAAAACGCTCTGATCATAAAGAAAGAACAAACCACACCCCCAAAAAAGCAATGGCATACTGGAACACTGGTACAAAAAAAACGGACACCGTTCCTCTCACCTTACAGGAGAAATTATCCTCATCGCCTGAAACCGAAGAAAATAGGACAATACACCGTAATTTCCTTTACCCCAATAGTATCACCTTAAAAAATAAATATGGAATAAAAGACTATGAAAAATTAAAAGTGCAATGTGCCCATGATACAACAAAAGCAATTATTCATCTACGCCAAGAAACACCACCACAAAAACTAACCTCCACATATCTCCAATATATTCATCACACCCTATTTAAAAATACTTTTGAATGGGCCGGACAAACACGCGAAAAACCATTTACATTTGAAGACGGTACCGTTGCTTCTATGCCAATGATGAAAAAATCTGGTATTTCTTTTGCCGCAGCACAACAGATACAAGAGGGACTAGAAAATCTAGATAAAATACTTGCTGAAACGAATAACTTGAAAGGCTTAACCCGCGAAACATTCGTTGAACATGTCACTGAAATGTTGATACAGCTCAACTATACGCATCCTTTCAGAGAGGGCAATGGGCGTACGCAACGCATGTTTTTTGAAAAACTTGGGCAAGTTGCTGGCCACCCACTCGACTTTTCTCTTGTAACAGAAAAACGCATGCGTCTTGCCAGCATTGCATCGCTAAAACATAACGATAAGGAAGCGATGAAACATCTGCTTGAGGATATCTCCCATCCAGAAAAAATACTTATTTTACAAGAATTCACCAACTCTATGAGAGAGCTTGGATTGGATGAAAAAAATTATTATCTCGCTGTCGTCGCAAAAGAAGGAGAAACCTATCATGGTACCTATAGAGGCAGTGGGCCCAATGGCTTCATGCTTGATGCCAACGGGATTTTTATTTTGGGAAATAAAAAAAACCTCACCCCAGAGCAAATACAAACATTAAAAATCGGTGACGCCCTCTCCTTTACAGCGCCAAAAACTAAAAACCCGCAAGAAGTGCTTATCCCCGCAGAAACAATAGCCCCCCTTACCAACAATGAAATTGCCTCAAGGATAAAAAACAACACATCCATTCAAGAAAGAAGAAAAGAAATCGAAACTTTGTGCCAAATCATTTATGGCAATCGTCATATTTTGCAGGAAAGAATAGAGATGATCCATGAAAATCATACTAAGGGTGAACAGCTCCCCTATCAAATTGCCGCCTCTCCCCAATCTATTTCTAAGCTTTCTGGTAGCAATGTATTTGGCATAAAAAACAATGCACGCGCCCATGCTGAAGCAAATATTTTGCCTCTCTGTAGAGCCATTGACCGCTATATCAATATTTTTAAACAAACAGAAAGAGACATTCTCCATACCCATCATGTAAAACAAAGGCGATGTGAACAGTCAGTAGAAATGCCTGAGGCTTGGATGAAAAATCTCTTTTCCTTGTCAAAAGCACAACTGCAAGAAACGTTATCAAACTCTCCTGAATTAAGGGGAGAAATAAGGACTTATATCAAAAAAATCAATGAGCGCTTATCCTCAAGCGAGCATGAAGCTATAAAGGAAAATAATCCTGAAAAACTTGCGAAGAGTCTTGGCACATCAATCGTTAAAACAAAAGAGATTATAGAAATAATCAAGCAGATAAAAGAGATAGAACAGCATATACAACCGATGTATTTTTATAACCATAAATTCGATGAGCGCTTAGCACCAAACCAGTATCAATCTATAAAGAAAAACAATGAAAAAAAATGTTCCAACACTCTTGATAAAGAAGCAATTAAAGTGCAAAAAATGACAGAAAACGTCAATCAGAGTCTCAAAAGACAAGAAGATATTCAACCTCACAAAACGGAGCACACAAAAGCAATGGCAATGAATATCTAA
- the murJ gene encoding murein biosynthesis integral membrane protein MurJ: MTLIKKIATVASGTLMSRIFGFVREMLMAAALGTGPVSDAFNAAFRFPNTFRRFFAEGAFNAAFIPLFAKKITEDGQETACKFAEEVFGVLFSLLLLLTIAMELSMPFLVRTIIAPGFTEDATKFNATIHFTAIMFPYLTCMSLAAMMGGMLNALRRYFIAAIAPLFLNIILIGVLAYAWIYKLDAWHIGLNLSWGVLAAGLLQLTLIALALHQSGMKISFRRPHLSPNVRKLLTLAFPAAITGGITQINLLINTNIASSQSGAVSSLMYADRLYQLPLGVIAIAVATVLLPELTRALRSKKHEETHHLQNRSIELTLLLTLPASIAFLLLSTPIVSLLFERGQFTSQSTHHVAQLLELYGLGLPAFVLIKVFIPNFFAHEDTKTPMIFTGICVFINISLALTLFPSFSARGIVIAEITSGWINTLLLWGVLIKRGYWKYDFQLIKRILCLVIASFLNALALYYGLNVFGFLSFPLSSQASFFLRASTLAGIMLGIFLIYFSAYFLFNTRSFFHTLKKLKKRP; encoded by the coding sequence ATGACATTGATTAAAAAAATTGCAACAGTTGCTTCCGGAACCCTCATGAGCCGCATTTTTGGTTTCGTACGCGAAATGCTTATGGCAGCAGCCCTAGGGACTGGTCCTGTTTCTGATGCGTTTAATGCTGCTTTTCGTTTTCCCAACACATTTCGTCGTTTTTTTGCTGAAGGTGCCTTTAACGCTGCTTTCATTCCTCTTTTTGCAAAAAAAATCACTGAAGATGGCCAAGAAACGGCATGCAAATTTGCAGAAGAAGTCTTTGGCGTTCTCTTTTCGCTGCTCTTACTATTAACGATTGCGATGGAACTGAGTATGCCTTTTTTGGTACGAACCATTATTGCCCCAGGTTTTACCGAAGATGCAACAAAATTTAACGCTACAATTCACTTTACTGCGATCATGTTTCCCTATTTAACCTGCATGTCACTCGCTGCCATGATGGGGGGCATGCTCAATGCTCTGCGACGCTATTTTATTGCCGCCATTGCCCCACTCTTTTTAAACATTATTCTGATTGGTGTGCTTGCCTATGCTTGGATCTATAAACTTGACGCTTGGCATATCGGCTTAAATCTTTCTTGGGGTGTTTTGGCAGCAGGGCTTCTTCAACTCACCTTAATTGCCCTTGCTTTGCATCAAAGTGGAATGAAAATTTCCTTTCGCCGGCCCCATTTAAGCCCTAATGTTCGCAAGCTATTAACTTTAGCATTCCCAGCAGCCATCACGGGTGGCATCACACAAATTAATTTGCTCATTAATACCAACATTGCTTCTAGTCAATCTGGTGCTGTCTCTTCTTTGATGTACGCTGATCGTCTTTATCAATTACCTCTAGGCGTAATCGCCATTGCCGTTGCAACCGTTCTTTTACCAGAATTAACACGCGCTTTGCGGAGCAAAAAGCATGAAGAAACCCACCATTTACAAAACCGCTCTATTGAATTAACGCTATTATTAACACTCCCAGCATCCATTGCTTTTTTGCTGCTCTCCACTCCCATTGTCAGTTTGCTCTTTGAGCGAGGACAATTTACCAGTCAATCAACACACCATGTTGCACAATTACTAGAACTTTATGGACTAGGACTCCCAGCGTTTGTCCTCATTAAGGTCTTTATTCCTAATTTCTTTGCCCATGAAGATACCAAAACACCGATGATTTTTACAGGTATTTGCGTTTTCATCAATATCAGCCTCGCCTTAACATTATTTCCTTCTTTTTCTGCACGAGGTATTGTTATTGCTGAAATTACCTCTGGATGGATCAACACCTTGTTGCTTTGGGGTGTTCTTATCAAACGCGGTTATTGGAAATACGACTTCCAACTGATAAAGCGAATATTATGTCTCGTGATCGCTTCCTTTTTGAACGCACTAGCCCTCTATTACGGATTGAATGTGTTTGGTTTTTTGTCTTTTCCTTTATCCTCACAAGCATCCTTTTTCTTGCGCGCCAGCACCTTAGCTGGGATCATGCTTGGCATATTCTTGATCTATTTTAGTGCCTATTTTTTATTTAACACCCGTTCTTTTTTTCACACGCTTAAAAAATTGAAAAAGCGCCCATAA
- the trpS gene encoding tryptophan--tRNA ligase, translating to MDTFTPLVFSGVQPSGHLHLGNYLGAIQRWVELQNAYHCLYCVVDMHALTVNPDPLTLRESTRTVTAAFLASGIDPQKHIIFNQSRVFQHAELAWIFNCVARIGWLQRMTQFKDKAGKDREKASLGLFAYPTLMAADILVYRATHVPVGEDQKQHVELTRDIAQKFNNDYAQRIAELNFGISMQTDEENRQGFFPLPEALIGTTATRVMSLRDGTKKMSKSDPSDFSRINLTDDADLIAKKIRKAKTDSAPLPDTLTALKERPEVDNLLGIYAAFAKVSKEKILLEFSGQQFSHFKTALADLAVHKLAPITEELRRLHQESDYIDSVLHDGAERASMLAEENMKKIREIIGFLHDT from the coding sequence ATGGATACCTTCACACCACTTGTCTTTTCCGGCGTACAACCGAGTGGTCATTTACATCTTGGCAATTATCTTGGAGCCATTCAGCGTTGGGTTGAACTTCAAAACGCTTATCACTGCCTCTATTGTGTTGTGGATATGCATGCACTCACAGTCAACCCAGATCCCCTTACTTTACGCGAATCCACCAGAACAGTGACAGCAGCTTTTTTGGCCTCCGGTATTGATCCTCAAAAACACATTATTTTTAACCAATCACGTGTTTTTCAACATGCTGAACTTGCTTGGATTTTTAATTGTGTTGCCCGTATCGGCTGGCTCCAACGCATGACACAATTCAAAGATAAAGCAGGAAAAGATCGCGAAAAAGCATCCCTAGGGCTTTTTGCCTATCCCACTTTGATGGCTGCTGATATTTTAGTCTATCGTGCAACGCATGTTCCCGTGGGCGAAGATCAAAAACAGCATGTTGAACTCACACGCGATATTGCACAAAAATTTAACAATGACTATGCACAACGTATTGCCGAATTAAATTTTGGTATCTCTATGCAAACGGATGAAGAAAACAGACAAGGCTTTTTTCCCCTCCCAGAGGCGCTTATTGGAACAACAGCCACACGCGTTATGTCTTTGCGCGATGGGACAAAAAAAATGTCAAAATCAGATCCTTCAGATTTTTCACGCATTAATTTGACCGATGATGCTGATCTTATCGCAAAAAAAATACGCAAAGCCAAAACGGATTCGGCTCCTCTTCCCGATACCCTTACCGCTTTAAAAGAACGACCAGAAGTGGATAACCTGCTTGGTATTTATGCCGCCTTTGCCAAAGTTAGCAAAGAAAAGATTCTTTTAGAATTTTCTGGTCAACAATTTTCGCATTTTAAAACAGCTCTAGCCGACCTTGCTGTTCATAAACTTGCCCCTATAACAGAAGAATTACGTCGACTCCATCAAGAAAGTGATTATATCGACTCTGTTTTGCATGATGGCGCAGAACGTGCTAGTATGCTCGCAGAAGAAAATATGAAAAAAATTCGTGAAATTATTGGATTTTTGCACGATACATAA
- a CDS encoding universal stress protein has translation MISKPKNPKKEPKKKNLVIIDETPECRRAVAFAAQHAQNTNRTLVLLCVVDSAEFQHFLGVNNVMRTESTQSAHKILGDIASEVRTTHALETEIVVREGKKIDEISKLIDEDKRIALIVLAASGHTEGPGPLVQLIGNKGTAFSIPVIVIPSNLADEDIQSIA, from the coding sequence ATGATTTCCAAACCCAAAAATCCGAAAAAAGAACCCAAGAAAAAAAACTTAGTCATTATTGATGAAACACCAGAGTGTCGGCGTGCCGTTGCGTTTGCCGCACAGCATGCTCAAAATACCAATAGAACATTGGTATTACTTTGTGTCGTTGATAGTGCAGAATTTCAACATTTTCTGGGTGTAAACAACGTTATGCGCACAGAATCAACGCAAAGTGCTCATAAAATATTAGGAGACATTGCCAGTGAAGTCCGCACCACCCATGCGCTTGAAACAGAAATAGTGGTGCGTGAAGGAAAAAAAATTGATGAGATTTCCAAACTGATCGACGAAGATAAAAGGATTGCACTAATTGTTTTAGCAGCCAGTGGACATACAGAAGGACCAGGGCCCCTTGTTCAATTAATCGGGAATAAAGGGACAGCTTTTTCAATCCCTGTCATTGTTATTCCTAGCAATCTTGCCGATGAAGATATTCAATCTATTGCCTAA
- a CDS encoding NifU family protein codes for MFIQTETTPNPATLKFLPGRVVLSEGVLEFRAPEEAAKNSPLAAKLFNIPNINGVFLGYDFITVSKKEGEWQHLKPVILGTIMEHFLSNEPVITTNATTQAQTHALNEEFYDEKDADIVLTIKELLETRIRPAVANDGGDITFRGFENGIVYLNMRGSCAGCPSSTATLKHGIENLLRHFIPEVLGVEAMPQ; via the coding sequence ATGTTTATTCAAACTGAAACCACCCCAAACCCTGCAACACTTAAATTCCTGCCAGGACGCGTGGTTCTTTCTGAGGGCGTATTAGAATTTCGCGCCCCTGAAGAAGCAGCTAAAAACTCACCTTTGGCAGCTAAACTGTTTAATATTCCCAATATCAATGGTGTTTTTTTAGGCTATGATTTTATCACCGTAAGCAAAAAAGAAGGGGAGTGGCAACATCTCAAACCTGTCATTTTAGGTACAATCATGGAACATTTTCTATCCAATGAGCCAGTCATCACCACCAACGCTACAACACAAGCACAAACCCATGCCCTTAACGAAGAATTTTATGACGAAAAAGATGCTGATATTGTCTTAACCATTAAAGAGCTGCTCGAAACGCGTATCCGCCCAGCAGTCGCCAATGATGGTGGAGACATTACTTTTCGCGGATTTGAAAATGGTATTGTTTATCTCAATATGCGGGGCTCCTGCGCTGGATGTCCCTCTTCAACAGCAACCCTCAAACATGGTATTGAAAATCTTTTACGCCATTTTATCCCTGAAGTTTTAGGCGTTGAAGCCATGCCACAATAA
- a CDS encoding zinc ribbon domain-containing protein YjdM → MTQYPKCPRCDCLYTYEDGENFVCPECAHEWPQKNDDTVLSDTVYDANGQILTNGDTVMVIKDLKVKGASSVLKGGTKVKNIRLVDGDHNIDCKIPGIGQMSLKSEFVKKV, encoded by the coding sequence ATGACCCAATATCCCAAATGTCCTCGTTGTGATTGTCTTTATACTTATGAAGACGGTGAAAATTTTGTGTGTCCTGAATGCGCGCATGAATGGCCACAAAAAAACGATGATACTGTTCTTTCCGATACTGTTTATGACGCCAATGGTCAGATTTTAACAAACGGAGACACCGTTATGGTGATAAAAGATCTGAAAGTAAAAGGCGCTTCATCTGTTTTAAAAGGTGGTACTAAGGTAAAGAATATTCGTTTGGTGGATGGGGATCATAATATTGATTGCAAAATTCCTGGGATTGGTCAGATGAGTTTAAAGTCGGAGTTTGTGAAAAAAGTTTAA
- a CDS encoding peroxiredoxin: MMKKTVPNVTFHTRVRDEMDENNSYRWQEVNSDAYFKGKRVILFSLPGAFTPTCSTFQLPDFEKLYDEFKQAGIDEIYCLSVNDAFVMNAWGKTQNIKNVKLIPDGSGEFTRKMGMLVAKDNVGFGMRSWRYAAIINDGVVEQWFEEAGFSDNCATDPYEVSSPQNVLKALKN, from the coding sequence ATGATGAAAAAAACTGTTCCCAATGTAACATTCCATACACGTGTCCGCGATGAAATGGATGAAAATAACTCTTATCGGTGGCAAGAAGTTAACAGCGATGCTTACTTTAAAGGAAAGCGTGTTATTCTTTTCTCTCTTCCTGGAGCTTTTACTCCTACGTGCTCAACTTTTCAGCTGCCTGACTTTGAAAAACTCTATGATGAATTTAAACAAGCGGGTATTGATGAAATTTATTGCCTTTCCGTCAATGATGCTTTTGTCATGAATGCTTGGGGAAAAACACAAAATATTAAAAACGTGAAATTAATTCCTGATGGCTCTGGTGAATTCACACGCAAAATGGGTATGCTGGTTGCAAAAGACAATGTTGGTTTCGGCATGCGATCATGGCGCTATGCTGCCATTATTAATGATGGTGTAGTTGAACAATGGTTTGAAGAAGCAGGTTTTTCAGATAATTGTGCAACAGATCCTTATGAAGTTTCTTCACCACAAAATGTTTTAAAAGCTTTGAAAAACTAA
- a CDS encoding replication protein — translation MAQYDFTVLYERNPFILKKPEDIGKSFKLPPSNFGFENLPQITFSGASSCRRMIFGLSFSGMKAFFVMLWQVGKMSDEDDVDLWFDQVTLDRDILEEFLTCDLSIQEPEYLNFESFKEGIKELETNKIVAKGTKKDCYFINPDIFGLPECDEDFGLDEEEEIEEEEMKTHFMVEYPNKRFL, via the coding sequence ATGGCTCAATATGATTTTACAGTGTTATATGAAAGAAATCCCTTTATTTTGAAAAAACCTGAAGATATTGGAAAATCATTTAAACTTCCTCCTTCAAACTTCGGATTTGAAAATCTTCCGCAAATTACCTTTTCAGGCGCCTCATCGTGTCGGCGTATGATTTTTGGGCTATCATTTAGTGGTATGAAAGCATTTTTTGTGATGTTGTGGCAAGTAGGAAAAATGTCAGATGAAGATGATGTGGATTTATGGTTTGATCAGGTAACATTGGATCGTGATATTCTTGAGGAATTTTTGACTTGTGATCTTTCAATTCAAGAACCAGAATATCTTAATTTTGAAAGTTTTAAAGAAGGTATCAAAGAATTAGAAACAAATAAAATTGTAGCGAAGGGGACAAAAAAAGATTGTTATTTCATTAATCCAGATATTTTTGGTCTTCCGGAATGTGATGAAGATTTTGGGCTCGATGAAGAGGAAGAGATAGAAGAGGAAGAAATGAAAACACACTTTATGGTAGAATATCCAAATAAACGCTTTCTTTAA
- the pyrF gene encoding orotidine-5'-phosphate decarboxylase: MFCSAFFKNSEKYGPLCVGFDPSHKVLQSWNLSCDYKGLKDFCDILLTAVVGKVGMIKPQAAFFELYGVEGLQALKELIENAQKQGLLVLVDTKRGDIGSTAEAYGKAWLGSSSAFKADAITVNPFLGFDALIPLIKIAEETKTAVFMVVQSSNPEGRQIRNARIGDQTVSVHLAQRIFEYNSQSSSQYHHVGPIGAVIGATLGNEAKDTIEQLENNLFLVPGIGAQGGTITQLTQQFPQRLWQNIIPSISRSITEVGRNSVDLKNVIHDFAEQSKNTLLS, encoded by the coding sequence ATGTTTTGTTCAGCTTTTTTTAAAAATAGTGAAAAATATGGACCGCTTTGTGTTGGTTTTGATCCGAGTCATAAAGTTTTGCAATCATGGAATTTAAGCTGTGATTATAAAGGTCTAAAAGATTTTTGCGATATCCTCTTAACAGCGGTTGTTGGTAAAGTAGGGATGATAAAGCCTCAAGCCGCATTTTTTGAGTTATATGGGGTGGAAGGGCTGCAAGCTCTCAAAGAACTCATTGAAAATGCACAGAAACAAGGTTTGTTGGTTCTCGTTGATACGAAAAGAGGGGATATTGGCTCTACCGCTGAGGCTTACGGTAAAGCTTGGCTTGGTTCAAGCAGTGCATTTAAAGCAGATGCCATAACAGTCAATCCTTTTTTAGGATTTGATGCTCTCATTCCTTTAATAAAGATTGCAGAAGAAACAAAAACAGCTGTTTTTATGGTTGTTCAATCTTCCAATCCAGAGGGGAGGCAAATTCGAAATGCGCGCATTGGTGATCAAACTGTTTCTGTTCATTTGGCACAGCGTATTTTTGAATATAATAGTCAATCTTCAAGTCAATATCACCATGTTGGTCCTATCGGAGCAGTGATTGGAGCAACATTGGGCAATGAAGCAAAAGATACAATCGAACAGTTAGAAAATAACTTATTTCTTGTTCCTGGCATTGGGGCTCAAGGGGGAACGATAACACAATTAACTCAGCAGTTTCCTCAAAGGCTATGGCAGAATATTATTCCTTCCATTTCAAGATCTATTACAGAGGTTGGTCGAAATAGTGTTGATTTAAAAAATGTTATTCATGATTTTGCCGAGCAATCTAAAAATACGCTTTTATCTTAA